In Ruminiclostridium papyrosolvens DSM 2782, the following proteins share a genomic window:
- the pflB gene encoding formate C-acetyltransferase: protein MDAWRYFKNGNWSEEIDVRDFIVNNYTPYEGDASFLKGPTERTQKLWKKVSDKLEEERKNGGVLDVDTKIISTMTSHDPGYIDKELEKIVGLQTDQPLKRGIMPFGGIRMVVKGGEAYGKKIDESVVKLFTEYRKTHNDGVYDVYTPEMMRAKKAGIITGLPDAYGRGRIIGDYRRVALYGVDRLIDDKQKQLTSLEMDYMDSETIQEREETKSQIKALEYLKQMAEMYGFDISRPAETAQEAFQWLYFGFLGAVKEQNGAAMSLGRVSTFLDIYIERDIKEGVLTEEEAQELVDHFVMKLRLVRFLRTPEYEKLFSGDPTWVTESIGGMGLDGRTLVTKNSFRMLHTLFNLGHAPEPNLTVLWSVHLPDGFKKYCSYVSINTSSIQYESDDIMRYYWGDDYGIACCVSAMRIGKQMQFFGARCNMAKALLYAINGGRDEKSGVQVGPIMQAVETEYLDYDDVMKRFDAVLTWVAKLYINTLNIIHYMHDKYAYERLQMSLHDKDILRTMACGIAGLSVVADSLSAIKYAKVKVIRNEDGLATDYDIEGDYPKFGNNDDRVDNIAVMLVKRFMEKLEKQRTYRHSVPTLSVLTITSNVVYGAKTGNTPDGRKAGEPFGPGANPMHGRDLNGALAVLQSISKLPYQFAQDGISYTFSIIPKALGREEDTRISNLSSMLDSYFKEGGHHININVFEREMLMDAMEHPEKYPQLTIRVSGYAVNFIKLTREQQLDVINRTIHENI from the coding sequence ATGGACGCATGGAGATATTTCAAAAACGGAAATTGGTCCGAGGAAATAGATGTAAGGGATTTTATAGTAAATAATTATACACCATATGAGGGGGATGCTTCCTTTTTAAAGGGTCCGACGGAAAGGACACAAAAACTTTGGAAGAAAGTCAGTGACAAACTGGAGGAGGAAAGAAAGAACGGAGGAGTTCTTGATGTTGATACAAAAATAATATCAACAATGACTTCTCATGACCCCGGGTATATAGATAAAGAACTGGAAAAAATTGTAGGATTACAGACTGACCAACCTTTGAAAAGGGGTATAATGCCATTTGGTGGAATCAGAATGGTGGTAAAGGGCGGTGAGGCTTATGGTAAAAAGATTGATGAAAGTGTTGTTAAGCTTTTTACTGAGTACCGCAAAACTCATAATGATGGTGTCTACGATGTATATACTCCTGAAATGATGAGAGCAAAAAAAGCAGGAATTATAACCGGGCTGCCGGATGCATACGGTAGAGGAAGAATAATCGGGGATTACAGAAGGGTTGCACTGTATGGGGTTGACAGACTTATTGACGATAAACAGAAGCAGCTGACAAGTCTTGAAATGGATTATATGGACAGTGAGACCATTCAGGAGAGGGAAGAAACAAAAAGTCAGATAAAAGCCCTTGAGTACTTAAAACAAATGGCAGAAATGTATGGCTTTGATATTTCAAGGCCTGCTGAAACCGCACAGGAAGCCTTCCAATGGTTGTATTTTGGTTTCTTGGGAGCAGTAAAGGAGCAGAACGGTGCCGCTATGAGTCTCGGCAGAGTTTCAACCTTCCTTGATATTTATATAGAGAGGGATATAAAGGAGGGCGTACTTACGGAGGAGGAGGCTCAGGAACTTGTGGACCACTTTGTTATGAAACTCAGATTAGTAAGATTTCTAAGGACTCCCGAATACGAAAAACTGTTTTCCGGCGACCCTACATGGGTAACTGAGAGTATAGGAGGTATGGGCCTTGACGGACGTACGCTGGTAACCAAGAATTCCTTTAGGATGCTGCATACCTTGTTTAATCTGGGACACGCACCTGAACCAAATTTAACGGTTCTATGGTCAGTACATCTTCCTGACGGTTTTAAAAAATACTGCTCATATGTTTCCATTAACACAAGCTCTATTCAATATGAGAGCGACGACATAATGAGGTATTACTGGGGCGATGACTATGGTATAGCATGCTGTGTTTCGGCTATGAGAATTGGAAAGCAGATGCAGTTCTTCGGAGCCCGTTGCAATATGGCAAAAGCTTTGCTGTATGCAATTAACGGAGGCCGTGACGAAAAATCAGGGGTTCAGGTAGGGCCTATAATGCAGGCAGTTGAGACTGAATATCTTGATTATGATGATGTAATGAAGAGATTCGATGCAGTACTTACATGGGTTGCAAAGCTTTACATCAACACTCTGAATATTATACACTATATGCACGACAAGTATGCATATGAAAGACTACAGATGTCTTTGCATGACAAGGATATATTAAGAACTATGGCATGTGGAATAGCAGGATTATCAGTAGTTGCAGACTCACTGAGCGCTATCAAGTATGCAAAGGTAAAGGTAATAAGGAATGAAGATGGGCTTGCTACCGACTATGATATAGAAGGAGATTACCCGAAGTTTGGAAACAATGACGACCGTGTAGACAATATAGCAGTAATGCTGGTTAAACGTTTTATGGAAAAATTGGAAAAACAGAGGACTTACAGACATTCTGTTCCAACTCTTTCAGTACTCACTATTACATCAAATGTTGTATACGGAGCGAAGACAGGAAATACACCTGACGGAAGAAAAGCAGGAGAACCCTTCGGACCGGGTGCAAACCCAATGCACGGAAGGGACTTGAATGGAGCACTTGCAGTACTTCAGTCAATTTCAAAGCTGCCTTACCAGTTTGCACAGGACGGTATATCTTATACATTCTCCATAATCCCAAAAGCACTGGGAAGAGAGGAAGATACCAGGATAAGTAACCTTTCGTCAATGTTAGACTCCTACTTTAAGGAAGGCGGACATCACATTAATATTAATGTTTTTGAAAGGGAAATGCTTATGGATGCAATGGAGCATCCTGAAAAGTATCCTCAGCTTACAATAAGGGTTTCCGGTTATGCGGTAAACTTTATAAAATTGACAAGAGAACAGCAGCTTGATGTAATTAACAGAACTATACACGAAAATATATAG
- the pflA gene encoding pyruvate formate-lyase-activating protein yields MEIKGRVHSFETFGTVDGPGIRFIVFLKGCPLRCKYCHNRDAWSSEGAKLYTPQEVMKELLKYKNFIEASHGGITVSGGEPLIQQDFVRELFKLCREAGIHTAVDTSGYVNVEDVKETLEYTDLVLLDLKQANAKKHLDLTGVENERIKLFTSYLGEIGKPVWIRYVLVPGYTDNEEDLLAAYNYLKGFKNIEKIEVLPYHSMGKVKWEKLNVEYPLEGVPSPSQEEVDRAKNILTTGKP; encoded by the coding sequence ATGGAAATCAAAGGAAGAGTACACTCATTTGAAACCTTCGGGACTGTAGATGGTCCCGGAATAAGATTTATAGTATTTTTAAAAGGTTGTCCCCTGAGATGCAAGTACTGTCATAACAGAGACGCATGGAGCTCCGAGGGAGCAAAACTGTATACCCCTCAGGAGGTTATGAAGGAATTACTCAAATACAAGAACTTTATAGAAGCCTCACATGGAGGAATAACAGTCAGCGGAGGAGAGCCGTTAATACAGCAGGATTTTGTAAGGGAGCTGTTTAAGCTGTGCCGTGAAGCGGGGATACATACTGCTGTGGACACTTCCGGCTATGTCAATGTTGAAGATGTAAAGGAAACACTTGAATATACAGACCTTGTACTTCTGGACTTAAAACAGGCAAATGCAAAGAAGCATTTGGACTTGACAGGTGTTGAAAATGAGCGAATAAAGCTGTTTACAAGCTATCTCGGTGAAATAGGAAAACCGGTCTGGATAAGATACGTCCTTGTTCCGGGTTATACCGACAATGAAGAAGACTTGCTGGCGGCATACAATTATTTAAAGGGATTCAAAAATATAGAAAAAATAGAGGTTCTTCCGTACCACTCAATGGGAAAAGTGAAATGGGAGAAGCTGAATGTTGAGTACCCTCTGGAAGGAGTGCCCTCCCCTTCACAAGAAGAAGTGGACAGAGCAAAAAACATTCTGACCACGGGAAAACCGTAG
- a CDS encoding DUF6472 family protein — MKTKSNCDCCINYLYDEEYSSYYCQVNLDEDEMLRFMTKAFNSCPYFQFNDEYKTVRKQM; from the coding sequence ATGAAAACTAAATCAAACTGTGATTGCTGTATAAATTACCTGTACGACGAAGAATACAGCTCTTATTACTGTCAGGTAAATCTGGACGAGGATGAAATGCTAAGGTTTATGACAAAAGCCTTTAACAGCTGCCCCTACTTTCAATTTAATGATGAATACAAAACCGTAAGAAAACAGATGTAA
- a CDS encoding PaaI family thioesterase, with amino-acid sequence MMQEHLSWLYKYLLETYKSPILENFLKLEIVDLSEGRFTCKTKITDKHCNIYGFVHGGTLASLSDIVMGVSCITLKKRVVTIDMSNSYIKNSPVGCSLTAVGEVVSNGKTIMRASGQIFNEDNQLLVRSQASYFVTGNFCENDYPVLSKMPQ; translated from the coding sequence ATAATGCAGGAACATCTTTCATGGCTATATAAATATTTATTGGAAACATACAAAAGTCCCATACTTGAAAATTTCCTTAAGCTTGAAATAGTTGATTTGTCTGAAGGGAGATTTACATGTAAAACAAAAATCACAGACAAGCACTGTAATATCTATGGCTTTGTTCATGGAGGTACTCTGGCTTCATTATCTGATATAGTTATGGGTGTTTCCTGTATTACGCTTAAAAAGCGGGTTGTAACAATTGATATGAGCAACAGCTATATTAAAAATTCACCCGTAGGTTGCAGCCTGACTGCGGTAGGCGAGGTAGTAAGCAATGGTAAAACCATTATGAGAGCTTCCGGCCAGATATTCAATGAAGATAACCAGCTTCTTGTCCGTTCTCAGGCATCATATTTTGTAACTGGTAATTTTTGCGAAAACGATTACCCTGTACTAAGCAAAATGCCTCAATGA